One segment of Anopheles stephensi strain Indian chromosome 3, UCI_ANSTEP_V1.0, whole genome shotgun sequence DNA contains the following:
- the LOC118512395 gene encoding chymotrypsin BI-like: MAKIVNGQTALLGQFPWQVSIRAALGRSVTVCGGSLIDAQWVLTAAHCANDYTVFQIGLGSIHLNMARLTMSTVTKFVHPEFDPWKLTNDVALIRLPSLVPYSIEIYPIKLPINHSPTDLYIGRQVTVSGFGRTSDAVQSISTILKYERMRIISNAECTNVYGASIIRNTTLCAVGWERSYQNVCQGDSGGPMVMQQDDASWVQIGIVSFVSSRGCSTGDPSGYIRTVNYLSWIVQTTGLRAFSSIVS, encoded by the exons ATGGCCAAAATCGTCAACGGGCAAACCGCACTGCTGGGCCAGTTTCCGTGGCAAGTGTCCATTCGGGCCGCATTGGGCCGCTCGGTGACGGTGTGCGGCGGCTCCTTGATCGACGCCCAATGGGTCCTGACGGCGGCCCACTGCGCTAACGACTACACCGTCTTCCAGATCGGGCTCGGGTCGATCCATCTGAACATGGCGCGCCTAACCATGTCCACGGTCACCAAGTTCGTCCATCCGGAGTTCGATCCGTGGAAGCTTACGAACGATGTGGCGCTCATCCGGTTGCCTTCGCTAGTGCCGTACAGCATAGAGATCTACCCGATCAAGCTACCGATCAACCACTCGCCCACCGATCTGTACATTGGCCGCCAGGTGACGGTATCAGGCTTTGGACGTACATCTGACG CCGTCCAATCTATATCGACAATACTGAAGTACGAGCGCATGCGCATCATTTCCAACGCCGAGTGTACGAACGTGTACGGTGCGTCGATCATACGCAACACCACACTCTGCGCCGTCGGCTGGGAACGATCGTACCAGAACGTCTGCCAAGGCGACTCTGGAGGCCCCATGGTAATGCAGCAGGATGACGCGAGCTGGGTACAGATCGGCATCGTATCGTTCGTGTCCAGCCGTGGTTGCAGTACCGGCGATCCATCCGGTTACATTCGTACCGTTAACTATCTCAGCTGGATAGTACAAACCACAGGTCTTCGTGCGTTTTCGTCTATCGTGAGCTAG
- the LOC118512397 gene encoding collagenase-like produces the protein MKGYVGLLLAVTVCCVSAQEIHSNRNPRIVNGLNAANTPYNAYVLYLNSGNSGFFGGGSLISDRHVLTAAQNIAGFVRWEVGLGSTVYGQLNMQVSTQAIAHPSFNMANRANDIGFIILPQPVVFTALISPIQLPIQGRTLPYENEEGMVVGFGFNSIGGQTRSDFLKVGYQRVISDSRCVGIYQITIPNHFCAEDVVQRSNVCNGDLGAGFVVSERRIDTLVGVASLITASCDSTNPTGYARVSQYRQWIRDNTGV, from the exons ATGAAAGGATACGTTGGATTACTCCTCGCCGTTACGGTATGCTGCGTGTCAGCACAGGAA ATACACTCGAATCGCAACCCACGTATCGTTAACGGGCTGAATGCGGCCAACACGCCCTACAACGCCTACGTGCTATATCTCAACTCGGGCAACTCGGGCTTCTTTGGTGGAGGATCACTGATCTCCGATCGGCATGTACTGACGGCGGCCCAAAACATTGCCGGCTTCGTGCGCTGGGAAGTTGGGCTCGGCAGCACCGTGTACGGACAGCTAAACATGCAAGTGTCCACACAAGCCATCGCGCATCCAAGCTTCAACATGGCAAACCGGGCGAACGATATCGGATTCATCATTCTGCCCCAGCCCGTCGTCTTTACCGCACTGATCAGCCCTATCCAGCTGCCAATCCAAGGACGCACTCTGCCGTACGAAAACGAGGAAGGCATGGTGGTCGGCTTCGGGTTCAACTCGATCGGAG GACAAACCCGCTCCGACTTCCTGAAGGTGGGCTACCAGCGGGTGATCAGTGATTCGCGTTGCGTTGGAATTTACCAAATTACGATCCCGAACCACTTTTGCGCTGAAGATGTCGTCCAGCGGTCGAACGTGTGCAATGGCGATCTTGGTGCTGGTTTCGTCGTCTCGGAACGACGCATCGACACACTGGTCGGTGTTGCCTCGCTTATCACTGCGTCGTGTGACTCTACCAACCCAACCGGTTACGCGCGCGTCTCCCAATACCGCCAATGGATCCGTGACAATACTGGAGTATAA
- the LOC118509206 gene encoding probable DNA-directed RNA polymerase subunit delta, producing LLYDAIHWGDLRTREDRRKNCTGEGVPLSAVANPGVVGDENASGDNCVCDDDDEDDDGEDDDDEDDDDEFGADDDNGDDEDIQSLAISITSFCCLVFGLATGLWTCSTLFHASYNKLKGSDLLEVSSSLAATLLALFPSTRVRS from the coding sequence TTGCTGTACGATGCCATCCACTGGGGCGATCTTCGAACCCGCGAAGATCGGCGTAAAAATTGTACAGGCGAAGGCGTTCCACTATCTGCTGTTGCAAACCCTGGCGTGGTCGGTGACGAGAACGCTTCTGGGGACAACTGCGTAtgtgacgatgacgatgaagaCGATGACGGTgaagacgatgacgatgaagacgatgacgatgaatTCGGCGCAGACGATGATAACGGAGACGATGAAGACATACAATCTTTGGCAATATCTATCACTTCGTTTTGTTGTCTAGTATTTGGATTAGCGACTGGGTTATGGACTTGCTCAACCCTGTTCCATGCATCATACAACAAACTCAAAGGCAGCGACCTCTTGGAAGTATCATCCAGTTTAGCTGCAACTTTACTGGCGTTGTTTCCATCAACTCGCGTTCGTAGCTGA
- the LOC118512403 gene encoding H/ACA ribonucleoprotein complex subunit 4 — MEVDIPSSPIKKEKKKKKIKQEPDAEIENLGELQKSGDFQLKPSSTIAALDTSKWPLLLKNFDRLNVRTNHYTPLPFGSSPLNRKINDYVAGGFINLDKPSNPSSHEVVAWIKRILKVNKTGHSGTLDPKVTGCLIVCINRATRLVKSQQSAGKEYVAVFKLHSAVEKIAKVTQGLEKLRGALFQRPPLISAVKRQLRVRTVYDSKLLDYNDQRNIGVFWVSCEAGSYIRTMCVHLGLVLGVGGQMLELRRVRSGIQSEKDGMVTMHDVLDAQYLYENHKDESMLRRVIKPLEGLLVGHKRIIMKDSSVNAVCYGAKILLPGVLRYEDGIEIDQEIVIMTTKGEAIALGIALMTTATMAGCDHGVVAKIKRVIMERDTYPRKWGLGPKASMKKQLIASGKLDKYGKPNENTPKDWLNSYTDFNRAAPQSNGNGAAVEASGDDFAGGKRKLSIGDTTTADDSMATAGEGEKKKKKKKQKKDAEEAPEGGDEGEEQPMDQTVDGDEEPKKDKKKKKKKDKNDSVLEAAAE, encoded by the exons ATGGAAGTTG ATATTCCATCGTCGCCtatcaaaaaagaaaagaagaaaaagaaaatcaagcaGGAACCGGACGCGGAGATTGAAAATTTGGGTGAGCTTCAGAAATCTGGCGATTTTCAGCTGAAACCGTCCTCCACCATCGCTGCACTGGACACGTCCAAATGGCCGCTGCTGTTGAAAAACTTCGACCGGCTGAACGTGCGCACCAACCATTACACGCCACTGCCGTTCGGATCGTCCCCGCTGAACCGCAAGATAAATGATTATGTGGCGGGTGGGTTCATTAACCTGGACAAACCTTCCAATCCGAGCTCGCACGAAGTGGTGGCCTGGATCAAGCGGATACTGAAGGTAAACAAAACCGGGCACTCGGGCACGCTGGATCCGAAGGTCACGGGTTGCCTGATCGTGTGCATCAACCGTGCCACGCGCTTGGTAAAGAGCCAGCAGAGCGCCGGCAAGGAGTATGTGGCCGTTTTTAAGCTGCACTCCGCGGTGGAGAAGATTGCCAAAGTTACGCAGGGATTGGAGAAGCTGCGCGGTGCCCTGTTCCAGCGACCTCCGCTCATCTCCGCCGTCAAGCGACAGTTGCGCGTGCGAACCGTGTACGATTCGAAACTGCTGGATTACAACGACCAGCGCAACATCGGCGTGTTTTGGGTAAGTTGTGAGGCCGGTTCCTACATTCGTACGATGTGCGTCCACCTGGGGCTCGTGCTCGGAGTCGGCGGACAGATGCTGGAGCTTCGCCGAGTTCGATCCGGCATTCAGTCGGAAAAGGACGGTATGGTGACGATGCACGATGTGCTGGACGCACAGTACCTGTACGAAAATCACAAGGACGAGTCCATGTTGCGCCGGGTGATTAAGCCACTGGAGGGTTTGCTCGTGGGCCACAAGCGCATCATCATGAAAGATAGCTCGGTGAATGCGGTGTGCTACGGGGCGAAGATTCTGCTGCCCGGCGTGCTCCGGTACGAGGATGGCATCGAGATCGATCAAGAGATCGTGATCATGACTACCAAGGGTGAGGCAATCGCACTGGGAATCGCTCTCATGACGACGGCCACCATGGCTGGATGCGATCATGGAGTCGTTGCGAAAATTAAACGCGTCATCATGGAGCGCGACACATACCCACGCAAATGGGGCCTCGGTCCGAAGGCTTCGATGAAAAAGCAGTTGATAGCCTCGGGCAAGCTGGACAAGTACGGCAAGCCCAACGAAAATACACCGAAAGATTGGCTCAACAGCTACACCGACTTCAACCGGGCTGCGCCACAATCGAATGGCAATGGAGCAGCAGTGGAGGCCAGTGGCGATGATTTTGCTGGTGGCAAGCGTAAGCTGAGCATtggcgataccaccaccgccgaCGATTCGATGGCAACGGCGGGCGaaggagaaaagaagaagaaaaagaaaaagcaaaagaaggaCGCTGAAGAAGCGCCGGAAGGAGGGGACGAAGGAGAGGAACAGCCAATGGACCAAACGGTAGATGGAGACGAAGAGCCGAAGAAggataaaaagaagaagaaaaagaaggacaaAAATGACTCTGTCCTAGAAGCGGCCGCCGAATAG
- the LOC118512402 gene encoding protein Red, whose translation MPADNDHHEPETPATQRLTNDDFRKLLMTPRAPPGSGHAAGSVRDAMSKASSAATAGTAGTPASSSSAMKPPSSERHEARRKKKNFYAQLKKQEDNKLAELAEKYRDRARERRDGANPDYQNLDSSSSTSAYRAVAPDAKSGLNAAERRRQQIQESKFLGGDMEHTHLVKGLDYALLQKVRSEIMAKEHEQEEELEKLVDIEPSAEVPMAAPGSAAVPQRVAGTSSTEKEPQDDLEFRTVLGQNIYRTLEKQRSRTVERNEMFAPGRMAYHIELEDENVDSDIPTTVIRSKAEVPLDVGDTQTLTTNDIVINKLAQILSYLRQGGRGKKNKRRDKDKPLFKLSDEPGSKGMADDSIYGDIGEYQPNRRYEDVAGSSKLEGNTGRHSYFDKYNDDAAAARDSAAIPPVPAPPKLSAQLITKLTAEPEGYAECYPGLQEMNDAIDDSDDEVDYTKMDLGNKKGPIGRWDFDTQEEYSDYMSSKEALPKAAFQYGVKMQDGRKTRKHKTEKNEKAELDREWQQIQNIIQKRKAKSGGDEDVDFKKSKY comes from the coding sequence ATGCCTGCGGACAACGATCACCATGAACCGGAAACACCGGCGACGCAGCGGCTAACGAACGATGATTTCCGTAAACTACTAATGACACCGCGTGCCCCGCCCGGATCTGGCCATGCAGCCGGTTCGGTACGTGATGCCATGTCCAAGGCATCATCGGCGGCCACTGCCGGCACTGCGGGAACACCGGCGTCATCATCGTCCGCCATGAAACCACCGTCGTCGGAAAGGCATGAAGCTCgacgcaaaaagaaaaacttttacGCTCAGCTTAAAAAACAAGAAGACAACAAGCTGGCGGAGCTGGCCGAAAAGTATCGTGATCGGGCCAGAGAAAGACGCGACGGTGCCAACCCGGACTACCAGAATCTGGATTCTTCTAGCTCGACCAGCGCATACCGTGCGGTAGCACCGGATGCAAAGTCCGGTTTGAACGCAGCCGAACGGCGTCGGCAGCAGATACAGGAGTCCAAATTCTTGGGCGGTGACATGGAGCATACTCACTTGGTGAAGGGTCTCGATTACGCGTTGCTGCAAAAAGTTCGCAGCGAAATCATGGCCAAAGAGCACGAGCAGGAAGAGGAGCTGGAAAAGCTCGTAGACATTGAACCGTCGGCAGAGGTGCCGATGGCGGCGCCAGGATCGGCTGCAGTGCCCCAGCGAGTCGCTGGAACCAGTAGCACCGAGAAAGAACCACAGGATGATTTAGAGTTTCGGACTGTGCTCGGGCAAAATATTTATCGCACGTTGGAGAAGCAACGCTCCAGGACGGTTGAGCGCAACGAAATGTTTGCTCCCGGGCGAATGGCGTACCACATTGAGCTGGAAGATGAAAACGTCGACTCCGACATCCCGACGACTGTGATACGGTCGAAGGCGGAAGTTCCGTTGGATGTGGGCGACACACAAACGCTCACCACGAACGATATCGTAATCAATAAGCTTGCTCAAATATTATCCTACCTGCGGCAGGGCGGAAGGGGCAAGAAAAACAAGCGCCGTGACAAGGACAAGCCCCTGTTTAAGCTCAGCGACGAGCCCGGAAGTAAAGGCATGGCGGACGATTCGATCTACGGTGACATTGGCGAGTACCAGCCAAACCGACGGTACGAAGATGTGGCCGGATCGTCCAAGCTGGAGGGAAATACGGGCCGTCACAGCTACTTTGACAAGTACAACGACGATGCAGCCGCCGCGCGTGATTCCGCTGCCATACCGCCCGTCCCAGCGCCACCGAAACTGTCGGCCCAGCTAATCACGAAGCTTACGGCGGAACCGGAAGGTTACGCGGAATGTTATCCCGGGCTGCAGGAGATGAACGACGCGATCGACGATTCGGACGATGAGGTTGATTACACGAAGATGGATCTCGGAAACAAGAAGGGCCCCATCGGCCGGTGGGACTTTGACACGCAGGAAGAGTACTCGGATTACATGAGCAGCAAGGAGGCGCTCCCGAAGGCCGCGTTCCAGTACGGCGTCAAGATGCAGGATGGCCGCAAGACGCGCAAACACAAGACGGAGAAAAACGAGAAGGCAGAGCTGGACCGGGAATGGCAACAGATTCAAAACATTATTCAAAAGCGTAAGGCCAAGTCCGGAGGCGATGAGGATGTGGATTTTAAGAAATCCAAGTATTAG
- the LOC118512407 gene encoding protein rhomboid, translated as MDRCEQHVQAIPLQRLNTCEENQRRQQLRHVFEKYDTDGDGYLNVAEMKRLINEKKCPDMPKDLAIHLLKASDTNNDGRLDFNEFYKLSTEHPFFLCEMYIKYCKAIVPKRNVIEEGDVLDGEYEQSMKLWPPPLVMIIFSILEVIFFVIDIVKTQEQNGTSTSGPMATLFIYNPHLRHEVWRFLTYMFVHIGFMHLVMNLLVQIFLGVALELVHCWWRVALVYLAGVIAGSMGTSLFTPRVFLAGASGGVYALITAHIATIIMNWKQMEYAIVQLFVFLVFCVTDLGVSIYNSINDPFDKVGYIAHASGALAGFLVGIGVLRNLKVETWERKLWWCAVSVYFLLMFAGIMYHFFNPSHFY; from the exons ATGGACCGTTGTGAGCAACACGTACAAGCGATCCCTTTGCAGCGCCTCAATACATGTGAAGAGAACCAGAGGCGGCAACAGTTGCGGCATGTCTTCGAAAAG TACGACACGGATGGCGATGGTTATCTCAACGTAGCCGAGATGAAGCGCCTGataaacgagaaaaagtgtccggACATGCCGAAAGATCTGGCGATTCATCTGCTGAAGGCATCCGATACAAACAATGACGGCCGTCTGGATTTTAACGAGTTTTACAAACTCAGCACCGAGCATCCGTTCTTTCTGTGTGAAATGTACATCAAGTATTGCAAGGCGATCGTGCCAAAGCGGAACGTGATTGAAGAAGGGGACGTATTGG ATGGAGAATATGAGCAGAGCATGAAACTGTGGCCGCCACCGCTGGTGATGATAATATTTTCAATACTGGAAGTAATTTTCTTCGTCATCGATATCGTCAAAACGCAAGA ACAAAATGGTACCAGCACTAGCGGCCCGATGGCGACCTTGTTTATCTACAATCCACACCTCAGGCACGAGGTGTGGCGTTTCCTAACGTACATGTTTGTGCATATCGG ATTTATGCATCTCGTTATGAATTTGCTGGTGCAAATATTTCTGGGCGTTGCGCTCGAGCTGGTACACTGCTGGTGGCGTGTGGCACTGGTGTATCTGGCCGGTGTCATCGCCGGTTCCATGGGCACCTCGCTGTTTACGCCGCGTGTCTTTCTGGCTGGTGCTTCCGGTGGGGTGTACGCACTCATCACCGCTCACATCGCTACGATTATCATG AACTGGAAGCAGATGGAGTATGCCATCGTTCAGCTGTTTGTATTTCTAGTGTTTTGCGTTACAGATTTGGGCGTTTCAATTTACAACAGCATTAACGATCCATTCGATAAGGTGGGCTACATTGCCCACGCCAGCGGTGCCTTGGCCGGGTTTTTGGTCGGTATTGGAGTGTTGCGGAATCTGAAGGTGGAAACCTGGGAGCGGAAGCTGTGGTGGTGTGCGGTGTCAGTCTACTTCCTGCTGATGTTCGCCGGCATCATGTACCACTTTTTTAACCCTTCCCACTTCTACTAG
- the LOC118512408 gene encoding mitochondrial GTPase 1 — MNNFRSTFPYVARELLNWFPGHMGKGMKQMQQKLKLVDCVIEVHDARIPLTGRNTEFKHTISGIKPHILVLNKSDLIERQLESKIIDRLQQESNDPMHVLFTNCKSQSCRGLRKLMPMAQDLINSSDRYNRSSQREFCIMIIGVPNVGKSSLINVLRNRHLNKKGASQVGAVAGVTRSVLNRIKICEEPLIYLLDTPGILEPNIADTETGLRLALVSCLQDHLVGEELIADYLLFLLNKQQNFRYVKAMGLKEPTDSIASALMANAIHLNKMTRTKQMDGTSVLRPDINMAAKLMLKSFRTGAFGKILLDEDKIVCHSNSIKLKN; from the exons ATGAATAACTTTCGTTCGACATTTCCGTACGTTGCTCGCGAACTTCTGAATTGGTTTCCCGGCCATATGGGGAAAGGAATGAAGCAAATGCAACAGAAACTTAAGCTGGTTGACTGTGTTATAGAGGTGCACGATGCTCGTATTCCGTTGACCGGTCGCAATACGGAATTTAAACACACGATTAGTGGCATCAAGCCTCACATATTGGTACTCAATAAGAGCGATCTGATTGAAAGGCAGCTGGAAAGTAAAATTATTGATCGCCTACAGCAGGAAAGCAACGATCCAATGCACGTCCTGTTTACCAATTGCAAAAGTCA GAGTTGTCGCGGCCTTCGAAAATTGATGCCAATGGCGCAGGACCTTATAAACAGCTCCGATCGGTACAATCGTTCCAGTCAGCGTGAGTTTTGCATAATGATTATCGGCGTTCCAAATGTTGGCAAATCTTCGCTAATAAACGTTCTGCGAAACCGCCATTTGAATAAAAAGGGAGCGAGCCAGGTGGGTGCCGTTGCCGGTGTAACTAGGAGCGTGCTGAACCGTATCAAAATCTGCGAAGAACCGCTCATTTACCTACTGGATACACCCGGAATTCTGGAGCCAAATATCGCCGATACTGAGACGGGGCTACGACTGGCATTGGTATCGTGTTTGCAGGACCACCTTGTTGGCGAAGAGCTGATTGCCGATTACCTACTCTTCCTactaaacaaacaacaaaatttCCGGTACGTGAAGGCAATGGGTTTGAAGGAGCCAACCGATTCGATTGCCAGCGCCCTGATGGCAAATGCTATCCATCTGAACAAAATGACTCGCACCAAACAGATGGACGGAACGAGTGTGCTGCGACCGGACATCAATATGGCCGCAAAGCTAATGCTGAAGTCTTTTCGAACCGGAGCGTTTGGAAAGATTCTGCTGGATGAAGATAAAATTGTGTGCCACAGCAATAGCATCAAGCTAAAAAATTGA
- the LOC118512406 gene encoding Meckel syndrome type 1 protein homolog, whose protein sequence is MNISRADTAINSKSTAMFSIQKQYKTGVYRTSGPISNFRCRLTIRKIHSLIDVPILEGLDKSLEDRETAENGTNETRTIGWQEKIFSHYERDYYRIKENCKTDHHKKYYHMLKTDSHAPQLLFTYVDEDNYYPDDRDNRNRRQQPEVSPSKTQSMYLMADLGHEVLLFSINWCPDEGLLTVYPDFNHMTTNPFYHEMRESNLHMYHYALERCFAAKAFLPKPVNQLALIGTNKPGSQTQTALDRNERFVMPKQLHRNLLLLMEIVAASDFEYDGIHIRYRVELPADVKMVNKDSQLAGSTQASKQLNNRWHFAHCHELLLRLPDAKQTPRCLEVYFEAISIDDWCRERYLGHSHLSIPLRYQLSETTVNFVQLTNLGAMADRMELFLVGNRRQVDLPVFYGKAGSTILNRYANETGSSGKLQIRFQMIRQHQPKIINDGYFKSTRKTKNITLNELIRSYSTARERLEEFVDLNY, encoded by the exons ATG AACATCTCGCGGGCGGACACAGCGATAAACTCCAAATCTACGGCCATGTTTTCAATCCAAAAGCAATACAAAACAGGGGTTTACCGCACAAGTGGCCCCATATCTAACTTCCGCTGCAG ATTAACGATCCGCAAAATTCACTCTCTAATCGATGTGCCCATCCTAGAGGGACTTGACAAAAGTCTGGAAGACAGAGAGACGGCCGAAAATGGCACGAATGAAACGCGAACCATAGGCTGGCAGGAGAAAATATTTAGCCACTACGAGCGGGACTATTATCGGATAAAGGAGAACTGCAAAACAGACCATCACAAAAAATACTACCATATGCTAAAAACCGACTCGCATGCACCGCAGCTGCTGTTTACATACGTCGATGAAGACAACTACTATCCAGATGACAGGGACAACCGGAATCGTCGGCAGCAGCCAGAGGTGTCGCCATCCAAAACGCAATCGATGTACCTGATGGCTGATCTAGGGCATGAGGTGCTGCTGTTCAGCATTAATTGGTGTCCCGACGAGGGACTGTTGACAGTGTATCCCGACTTCAATCACATGACCACCAATCCGTTTTATCATGAAATGAGAGAATCCAACTTGCACATGTATCACTACGCGTTGGAACGGTGTTTCGCGGCAAAAGCATTCCTTCCGAAACCTGTGAATCAATTAGCCCTAATAGGAACCAACAAGCCAGGATCGCAAACCCAAACGGCCCTGGATCGTAACGAGCGCTTCGTAATGCCCAAGCAACTGCACCGCAATTTACTACTTTTAATGGAAATAGTAGCTGCATCCGATTTCGAGTACGACGGAATTCATATACGATATCGGGTGGAGCTTCCGGCGGATGTGAAGATGGTGAACAAGGACAGCCAGCTAGCGGGCAGTACACAAGCCTCAAAGCAGCTCAACAACCGGTGGCATTTTGCACACTGCCATGAGCTTTTACTCCGACTTCCGGACGCAAAGCAGACTCCACGCTGCTTGGAAGTTTACTTTGAAGCCATCTCTATCGACGACTGGTGTCGCGAGCGGTATTTGGG CCACTCTCACCTCTCCATTCCGTTAAGATATCAGCTAAGCGAAACGACCGTCAACTTTGTGCAGCTGACTAATTTGGGAGCCATGGCCGATCGGATGGAACTTTTTCTCGTGGGTAACCGTCGCCAAGTGGATCTGCCAGTTTTTTACGGAAAG GCCGGATCAACCATACTAAACCGATATGCTAACGAGACAGGGTCATCCGGAAAGTTACAAATTCGGTTCCAAATGATACGCCAGCACCAGCCGAAGATTATAAACGATGGTTACTTTAAAAGTAcgcgaaaaaccaaaaacatcaCCCTGAACGAGCTCATCAGATCGTACAGCACCGCGCGGGAACGGTTGGAAGAATTTGTGGACTTGAACTACTAG